A segment of the Salvia hispanica cultivar TCC Black 2014 unplaced genomic scaffold, UniMelb_Shisp_WGS_1.0 HiC_scaffold_28, whole genome shotgun sequence genome:
ATTACTTCTAAATAATGTGGAAATACAATAACACATTTTTAAATGCGCAACATGTTTAATGCAcaaaatttactaaataatGTATAGTTACAGTGTTGAATAATGTATGGAACGAACAATATTCAACTAATCTAACATTTGTAACGGACATTAATGGGACCTAAGTTTCAGCCATTGGGATTCTATACGGGAAGTTGTGGGTACTATACCCTAGCTCATTGGATAAGTTAATCCTAGGGGAATGAATCTAACTTCATGCCCTTAGCGAACGTTATATAAATGAGTCGgtactacaccctagcccATGGACTACTAAACCCTTGGGGAAGGGATTTAACTTCTGGCCcttatcaaacaaataaaattacattactAGCTAAGTGGCATATACATTAAATCACTTTATTCGTACATTGATTACTGGAAATTTGAACGTACATTAGTTACTGCAAAATTTTAGTTGTCCATgactcattttatttacattacaCGTACCgaaaatgtacattatatatattatatacgaTATACGTCCTGTACGTACTTTGCAAAAATTTATCATACAACTCTaatctataaaatattgtttatattATATCCACCGTATGTATATGTGTCTCCATTATATAATAACACTGAAAATATAAATGGGTCCTTCTAGCGTGATTGATATTtccaactaaaaataattgttaacaataatttgtagtaaaatttgaatctgAACTAAGCCGTAAAAGTGGAAGAGattaaagatttaattaaggaaaatcagttatataatatatgtaccAATCATGGAGGAGAAAATCAAGGAAGTATATAACCGCATAAAATTTGAAGGGTCGACTGTgcccttttttaatttaaatattaatttaattaatccacATGGCACATAAAATGAACGATAGATTTCGAAATCCAATGGAGTGGGAAGAGTTTTGTGTTTTACAACTATTTAGTGTTgggatatgaatacatccctatatatatatatattttgaaatgattcaacatatgcttcatttaaattcattgacgttggtttttgcttgattaacatttaaaaatgcaatttattcaagtgagtttattacttcattcagaaacgtttattacttcattggataagatttttacttcattccagtaggacttcaaatgcttctacacatacttcattccaataatttattacattattccatgtgtttattaaaccatattagcgccatggcgttggtgatagatattgtagagagaaagaacggcacgcgacggcgaaaccacatttacgtactggaatgaagtaaaaacctactggaatgaagtaaaaacctactagaatgaagtaatatattctggaatgaatttaaatcttcgtaacatgttagtatgacttatttaccttcagatgaattaaaataggctcgtgatgaaggcgaaaataatttataaatttctgtatcttatccataaaaaactagatctaaaagccctaattcaGGATCAACATCATAGATGCATGGGTTGTGTTCCTCAACTacaatgaaaaattcaaatcaaaggCATCACCGAGTCGTCTTTTCATCAACACCACACCTACGGTACAGTAAAcgagtaaataaataatagtattacattaaaagttaaatatatttacaaaaatgtaAACATGACAGATTTACAACATTACTGCAAGGAGATCTGGTTGGACTGAAGCAGAGAGTCGAGAAAGATTTTGCTCAAACTTAAATGAATTTGtgtcaaagattgaaaatttcaaatgggAAAATTATGACATGGTAAGTCATAATTAGATATACATTACAGAACAGGGGTGCGTTATAATgataacccatatttatgtgataagctaataaccctatcattttatgggtcaaaagtatcatttttactaaaaatgatatttatacacgataaaatgatacttttaatccataaaatgatattctgttctataaaatgatacttttcgtccataaaatgagggttattaggttatcaccataaatatgggttatgatatgatcacatcccttACAGAACAACATAcctatatttttgaaaatgacatttgtatataatgtttttgaaaattagataTTCTTTCCGATCTGGGCGTATGAACATTATTATATCATCTGCTTCAATCTCAAAATGCAAATGATGGATGTGATTGACAATTCTCTGGTTAGTGAAGAGTTAAttgagaagaaatatgaagatACACCAAGTACTCTGGTATGTTTAGTTAAATgcattcaatatttattagttaaaatgcATTGAATATAATTCAGTACGGaacataatatcatttttaatcaaCCTCATGTATGTTTTGTGTTATTTGAATAGAAAAATTTCTTCCGAATTTATCTTGGAAATGGAGTCAATCCATCAATGGGGAGAACTGTCAAACTGTCAAAAACCAGATACATGAATATGCCATGGCAGAACGATACAAATAAAGTTGACTGTGGAATTTATGTGATGCGCCATTTGGAGACTTACATGGGTGGTCCTGTTCGTAACTGGAATTCGGGTTTAACGAAGAAGGGAACAGAGTCTTTCATAAAACTCCGTGCCAGATATACTGAAGCATTGCTTATTGGAGATACTAACAAGAAGGCTTTTGAGACATTTACAATGATACAGAAGAAGTTTGAGAATGACAgcaaaaaaggagaaattgatgttgaaaagaTGATTAGAGAATTTAAACCCCCTGAATAGGGGTGGTGTTGTAATACTAACTTGTATGACTTGATAATAGCGTTTTGTAATAGTGGTTTCGAATATAATCACCCaagattatcattttatctgctgcaagtatcattttgtcattatataattcagaagtatcattttatctactgcgagtatcattttataattttatcagtcagaagtatcattttatcagcttatatatcattttgtcaggttaaaatatcattttatccgttgagagtatcattttatcagcttatatgtcattttttccagctttatatcattttataaggttattgtcattttatttgctgcgagtatcattttttcaggttaaagtatcattttatcagtttataaacaaaagaatcatTTTATGCGCTGAAAGTAACATTTTGTTAACAAAAAAGTATCATGTTATCAGccaaaatgtcattttataagcccaaagtatcattttattaaacaaaaatgtcattttatacaCCAAAAATACCTAAACTATATCAAATGGCTTCAATCTGTCTTCTCATTGACTCTACCACAATTTCTTGAATCATGACGACCCATCTCATGACATTTACCACACCGTCGTAGAGGCTTATTTGCTTTCCTTATTGCACTCTCCCTCTTTGCTACTCTGCCACTAGCTGATCCTTTGGTACTAACAACGTCTGGAGGATGTACATCAATTACATCAGGTACTgccattccataaaaatcctcaaccatcttcttcttttcaatGACTGAAGGTGCTGCacaatttccaaatatatgCTCTTCCAAATCATCAAGACCAGCACTTAACAAAGACAAATGATCCATACTTCCCTCAGACTTTTGGACTAATCGATAAAAGTTGGAGAACAACTTTTTCTTAACTTCCTGCTTTTCATCCAAATCTGCAAGATAAAAGATAAcattattacaataaatacTATCATTTCTCTGactgaaaaatagaatttttacaaataaggTTAAAAATGGAGCACACGTTCAAATGGTTGTTGTTCCTCAGATGGTAGACCATGGGCTGCCTTTAGTAAAGAGCTCTTCAACCACCTTCGACCAAAATATTTCTCAGGAATGAGATTAGCAGACTTattcttcaacaaacaaaatatatgacaACATAACAAACCAATTCTGGAAAACTTCTTGCAACTACAGTCGAATGTGTCTTGCTTACAATCATACTTAACATCCCATGTTCTACCATATTGGTCCTTGACCTGATGCATCTTGATGTTATCCTCAACAGTTATAGAAACAATCTCACATACCGTACTTATTTCCTGTTGTACATGTTTGAAAATAGAATCAGTGTAGATTGTAGATGCATGCTTCTCAATAGGCAATTGGGTTGACAAATCAGGAATAGTTGAGTAATCCAAGTAGTTCAATCGTGAATTGGCATTCCTTTGATCTCCCACAgcataattaaagaaattgatgaaCTGTACAAGATTTGCACGTGGCTTTgtgtagtttttaaaaaagctATTCTCCGATTCAGACATCGATGTAGTCCTAAGAAGCGACCCCATGGGAAAATCTCGAAAATAAGCAGGAACCCAGAATTCTCTATCTTCAAACATTGATCCAAACCAGTGCACGTCTTCTAATCCATACCGTTCCATTATATCATTCCATATTATATCAAACTCATCAGGCTCTAACAAATCAGACCAAACACATGCATTCAACTCTTTTTTGAAATCTTCATTACCAAGTAAAGATTTGGGCAACTTATCTGACACCTTAACCATGATATGCCACATACACCATCGGTGCCTTGTTTGTAAAAGTACTTGTTGAACAGCAAGTTTGATCCCCCAATCTTGATCAGTGATAATCAATTTGGGTGCTACCCCCATGCATCGAACAAAACAGCCAAACAACCAAGAATAGGAGTCTCTACCTTCACTTGATAACAAGCCAGCTCCAAATGTAACTGGTCTAGAATGGTTATCTTTTCCAGTGAATGGAGCAAAAATCATGCAATACCTTCAgaatataacataaaaatgaattatattttcatgcatatagaaaagtatcattttatcagctatgactatcattttatcagccaaaagtatcattttatcaactgaaatataatttaatcagcaaaaagtatcattttatgtctATTAGCAACAAAAGTAATATACCTGTTAGTGTTGTATGTTGaatcaaatgaaattacaTCTCCAAACATATGATAATTTCGTCTTGAAATAGCATCAGCCCAGAAGAGTCTAGTTAACTTTCCATGAGATCCtatctcaatttcataatAGAAGGCATCAGATGATTCCTTTTGAGAACGCATATAATCAAAAATCATTTGAGCATCTGAACCATCAATATTGGACATAATATCACGATAACCATTtctaatatcaataatatcacATCCAACATTTTCAGGTCCACCCATTATCTCCTTCAAAAGTTTGAATGTGAGAGTGGGACCAATATTACACCTGCCACAATCCTCCATAAACCTCCGATGGATAGGATCCAGATTGCGATTGGCCATCATAAAATGCCTATGCTCATCCGCAACCATTAAGTGATTATGATACTCAACAAACTGATAAACCTCATATCCTCTGCTCATGCCATCTGAAAAATATCTCAAGTTGAGCTTAGCAAGACATTCACACCTAAATGACCGACACCTACGCTTCTTAACAGACACTTCAGTTGATTGG
Coding sequences within it:
- the LOC125198804 gene encoding protein FAR1-RELATED SEQUENCE 5-like, with translation MESVANNEGMYIPVCDDSLKPMIGMKFNTLVEAVGFYEHYARSVGFGIRKMGNKSVQGITKWQYLACSRQGSKNFIPGHASQSTEVSVKKRRCRSFRCECLAKLNLRYFSDGMSRGYEVYQFVEYHNHLMVADEHRHFMMANRNLDPIHRRFMEDCGRCNIGPTLTFKLLKEIMGGPENVGCDIIDIRNGYRDIMSNIDGSDAQMIFDYMRSQKESSDAFYYEIEIGSHGKLTRLFWADAISRRNYHMFGDVISFDSTYNTNRYCMIFAPFTGKDNHSRPVTFGAGLLSSEGRDSYSWLFGCFVRCMGVAPKLIITDQDWGIKLAVQQVLLQTRHRWCMWHIMVKVSDKLPKSLLGNEDFKKELNACVWSDLLEPDEFDIIWNDIMERYGLEDVHWFGSMFEDREFWVPAYFRDFPMGSLLRTTSMSESENSFFKNYTKPRANLVQFINFFNYAVGDQRNANSRLNYLDYSTIPDLSTQLPIEKHASTIYTDSIFKHVQQEISTVCEIVSITVEDNIKMHQVKDQYGRTWDVKYDCKQDTFDCSCKKFSRIGLLCCHIFCLLKNKSANLIPEKYFGRRWLKSSLLKAAHGLPSEEQQPFEHLDEKQEVKKKLFSNFYRLVQKSEGSMDHLSLLSAGLDDLEEHIFGNCAAPSVIEKKKMVEDFYGMAVPDVIDVHPPDVVSTKGSASGRVAKRESAIRKANKPLRRCGKCHEMGRHDSRNCGRVNEKTD